In Cellvibrio polysaccharolyticus, a genomic segment contains:
- a CDS encoding ABC transporter ATP-binding protein: MQPVLTLQGVSKTWPSGLKALNHIDLDIRRGEIFALLGPNGAGKTTLISIICGMVNASSGQVLVNGLDHVRDFREARKLIGLVPQELSLNIFEKVIDTVRFSRGLFGKAPDEARVESILKSLSLWEKRDQKIMALSGGMKRRVLIAKALAHDPEILFLDEPTAGVDVELRRDMWEQIRLLREQGVTIILTTHYIEEAEDMADRVGVINKGEIMLVEEKSRLMQKLGKKQLTLNLALPIATLPASLAGESLELLDGGSRLLLSVGTAEPSDTVARVLKALHEAGITIVDIDSRQSSLEEIFVELLEQQS, encoded by the coding sequence ATGCAACCGGTCTTGACGTTGCAAGGGGTTTCCAAAACCTGGCCATCCGGCCTCAAAGCCCTCAATCATATTGATCTCGACATTCGCCGTGGGGAAATTTTTGCGTTGCTGGGGCCGAACGGTGCTGGCAAGACCACGCTGATCAGCATCATCTGTGGCATGGTCAACGCTTCGTCCGGGCAGGTGCTGGTGAATGGGCTGGATCATGTGCGGGATTTTCGCGAAGCCCGTAAATTGATCGGTCTGGTGCCGCAGGAGCTGTCACTTAATATTTTTGAAAAAGTGATTGATACCGTGCGTTTCAGTCGCGGGTTATTTGGCAAAGCTCCCGATGAGGCGCGGGTAGAATCCATTCTTAAATCCCTCTCGCTATGGGAAAAGCGCGATCAGAAAATTATGGCGCTTTCTGGCGGCATGAAGCGCCGGGTATTGATCGCCAAAGCGCTGGCGCACGATCCGGAAATTTTATTTCTTGATGAGCCTACCGCCGGTGTGGATGTGGAGTTGCGTCGCGATATGTGGGAGCAAATTCGTCTGCTCCGCGAGCAGGGTGTGACCATTATTCTGACCACCCATTACATCGAAGAAGCTGAAGATATGGCTGATCGGGTTGGTGTGATCAATAAAGGCGAGATTATGCTGGTGGAAGAAAAAAGCCGCCTGATGCAGAAACTGGGTAAAAAACAATTAACCCTGAATCTTGCCCTGCCCATCGCGACCTTACCCGCTTCGCTTGCCGGGGAATCTCTGGAGTTATTGGATGGCGGTTCACGCTTGCTGCTGAGTGTGGGTACCGCTGAGCCTTCCGATACCGTTGCCCGCGTATTGAAAGCCTTGCACGAGGCCGGCATTACCATTGTGGATATCGACAGCCGTCAGAGTTCGCTGGAAGAAATTTTTGTCGAGTTACTGGAGCAACAATCATGA
- the recN gene encoding DNA repair protein RecN encodes MLTHLTIQNFTLVEHLDLDLQTGMTVITGETGAGKSIVLDALAQTLGDRADPDRIRAGSERADITASFDVTAQPTARQWLAEHDLQAEDPDECLLRRVLGRDGKSRGYINGRPATLQQLRALGDMLIDIHSQHEHQSLLQRDTHRRLLDEFGGHEPLARQVRQAWRAWHQLQERLDSLRQRTAESDAQFQLLSYQVNELEQLDIQAGEVERLESEQRSLANADDILRNSHQLQALCNDEEQGLLTALHRALQLFRDMPEKSHALQEAEQLLTSARIQVEEAQHEIDHHLDHFNADPERLFEVEQRLSALYDMARKHRIDANELPALAERLAAELSELQQGEGNIALMEEQCDAALQVCRQQATELSAKRQKTALKLAKAVNAQLKQLAMENAAFTVSLSEQKDKITAHGFEDIEFLISTNPGQPPRSLGKVASGGELSRISLAIQVITAQTSATPTLVFDEVDVGIGGATGDVVGNLLRQLGEKGQVICVTHLAQVASKGHHHLQVVKTANKQRAQSTLTPLTSQARIEEIARMLGGLNITEQSLAHAREILAPTMNP; translated from the coding sequence ATGCTGACGCATCTGACGATCCAAAACTTCACGCTGGTAGAGCATCTTGATCTGGACTTGCAGACCGGGATGACGGTCATTACCGGCGAGACAGGTGCGGGTAAATCCATCGTGCTCGATGCGCTTGCCCAAACCCTGGGTGATCGCGCCGACCCCGACCGGATTCGCGCCGGTAGCGAGCGTGCCGATATCACTGCCAGCTTTGATGTCACCGCCCAGCCAACGGCCAGACAGTGGCTGGCCGAGCATGACTTGCAAGCCGAAGATCCCGACGAGTGCTTGCTGCGCCGGGTGCTGGGTCGCGATGGCAAATCGCGCGGTTACATCAATGGCCGCCCCGCCACCTTGCAACAACTGCGCGCCCTCGGTGACATGCTGATCGATATCCACAGCCAGCATGAGCATCAATCCTTGCTACAGCGGGACACTCACCGCCGTTTGCTGGACGAATTTGGCGGCCATGAACCCCTGGCGCGCCAGGTACGCCAGGCCTGGCGGGCGTGGCATCAGTTGCAGGAGCGGCTCGACAGCTTGCGCCAGCGCACCGCCGAGAGCGATGCGCAGTTTCAGTTACTCAGTTATCAGGTCAATGAACTGGAGCAGCTGGATATTCAGGCCGGTGAGGTAGAGCGCCTTGAAAGCGAACAGCGCAGCCTCGCCAATGCCGATGATATTTTGCGCAACAGCCATCAGTTGCAGGCCTTGTGTAACGATGAGGAGCAGGGGCTGTTAACGGCACTGCACCGCGCTCTGCAGCTCTTTCGCGATATGCCGGAAAAAAGCCACGCGTTGCAGGAAGCCGAGCAATTGCTGACCAGCGCGCGTATCCAGGTAGAAGAAGCCCAACACGAAATTGATCATCATCTGGATCATTTCAATGCCGATCCGGAGCGTTTGTTTGAGGTGGAACAACGCTTGTCGGCACTCTATGACATGGCCCGCAAACACCGTATTGATGCCAATGAATTACCGGCGCTGGCGGAGCGCCTGGCGGCGGAACTGAGCGAGTTGCAGCAGGGCGAGGGCAATATTGCTCTGATGGAAGAGCAGTGCGATGCCGCTTTGCAGGTCTGTCGCCAGCAAGCCACCGAGCTGTCGGCCAAGCGGCAGAAAACAGCCCTCAAGCTGGCGAAAGCGGTGAATGCCCAGCTCAAGCAGCTGGCCATGGAAAACGCTGCCTTTACCGTCAGTCTCAGTGAACAAAAAGACAAAATCACTGCCCATGGTTTTGAAGATATCGAATTCCTGATCAGCACCAACCCCGGCCAACCGCCCCGGTCGCTGGGTAAGGTTGCCTCCGGCGGCGAATTGTCCCGTATCAGCCTCGCCATTCAGGTCATCACCGCACAAACCTCGGCGACGCCGACACTGGTGTTTGATGAGGTCGATGTGGGTATCGGCGGTGCCACCGGCGATGTGGTGGGTAATTTGTTGCGGCAGCTGGGCGAAAAGGGTCAGGTTATTTGTGTAACCCACCTGGCGCAGGTTGCCAGCAAAGGCCATCATCATTTGCAGGTCGTCAAAACCGCCAATAAACAGCGTGCGCAATCCACACTCACTCCTTTAACCTCGCAAGCGCGCATCGAAGAAATCGCCCGAATGCTTGGCGGTTTAAATATCACCGAACAGTCACTGGCGCATGCGCGTGAAATACTGGCTCCGACAATGAACCCTTGA
- the grpE gene encoding nucleotide exchange factor GrpE, which yields MTDSMEANVANEEFQEASAQEAAENAATANNSSDVEISIEALQAQLAALAGELVSAKEQALRSQAEAQNARRRAEQDVEKAHKYSLEKIINDLLPIVDNLERALGSIDTDNEALTATAEGIQLTLKSFTDALARHQVLVVNPQGEAFDPQFHEAVSAVPSPDVAPNTVINVFQKGYTLHGRLVRPAMVVVAKGA from the coding sequence ATGACCGATTCAATGGAGGCCAACGTGGCAAACGAAGAATTTCAGGAAGCTTCCGCACAGGAAGCGGCAGAAAACGCAGCAACCGCGAACAACAGTTCCGATGTTGAAATCTCTATCGAGGCACTACAAGCCCAGCTGGCTGCACTGGCCGGTGAGCTGGTTTCCGCTAAAGAACAAGCCCTGCGCTCCCAGGCCGAGGCGCAAAATGCCCGTCGCCGTGCCGAGCAGGACGTAGAAAAAGCCCACAAATACAGCCTGGAAAAGATCATTAATGATCTGTTGCCGATCGTCGACAACCTGGAGCGTGCACTGGGCTCCATCGACACCGACAATGAAGCGCTGACCGCCACCGCCGAAGGTATCCAGCTCACCCTGAAATCCTTCACTGACGCGCTGGCGCGCCATCAGGTATTGGTAGTGAATCCGCAAGGTGAAGCCTTTGATCCGCAGTTCCACGAAGCGGTTTCTGCGGTGCCAAGCCCGGACGTAGCACCCAATACCGTTATCAATGTTTTCCAAAAAGGTTACACCCTGCACGGCCGTCTGGTGCGTCCGGCCATGGTGGTGGTCGCCAAAGGCGCCTGA
- the dnaK gene encoding molecular chaperone DnaK, with the protein MGKIIGIDLGTTNSCVSVLEGGKPRVIENAEGDRTTPSIIAFTNDDEILVGQSAKRQSVTNPHNTLYAVKRLIGRKFKDDVVQKDISMVPYKIVAADNGDAWVEVKGDKKAPPQISAEVLKKMKKTAEDYLGEPVTEAVITVPAYFNDSQRQATKDAGRIAGLEVKRIINEPTAAALAYGLDKGKGDHTIAVYDLGGGTFDISIIEIADVDGEHQFEVLSTNGDTFLGGEDFDMRLIEFLAETFKKDNGIDLHNDPLALQRLKEAAEKAKIELSSSQQTEVNLPYITADATGPKHLVVKLTRAKLESLVEELVTRSLEPLRQALKDSGKSLSEIDDVILVGGQTRMPLVQKAVADFFGKEPRKDVNPDEAVAIGAAIQGAVLAGDVKDVLLLDVTPLTLGIETMGGVATPLIEKNTTIPTKKSQVFSTAEDNQTAVTIHVVQGERKQAAQNKSLGRFDLADIPPSQRGMPQIEVTFDIDANGILNVSAKDKATGKEQSIVIKASSGLSDDEIEKMVKDAEANAEADRKFAETVAARNTLEGLIHATQKTVKEAGDKATDAEKAAIDAAIKEAEDVVKGEDLEKIEAATTKLTEASSSLAQKLYAEQQQAGAAGNAGGNAGADSKPADDGVVDAEFEEVKDDKK; encoded by the coding sequence ATGGGTAAAATTATCGGTATCGACCTCGGCACCACCAACTCTTGCGTATCGGTGCTGGAAGGCGGCAAGCCACGTGTGATTGAAAATGCCGAGGGTGATCGCACTACCCCGTCTATTATCGCCTTCACCAACGATGACGAGATTCTGGTTGGCCAGAGCGCCAAGCGTCAGTCAGTCACCAACCCGCACAACACTCTGTATGCGGTCAAGCGTCTGATCGGCCGTAAGTTCAAAGACGATGTGGTACAAAAAGACATCTCCATGGTGCCTTACAAAATCGTTGCCGCCGATAACGGCGATGCATGGGTTGAAGTGAAAGGCGATAAAAAAGCACCGCCGCAAATTTCTGCCGAAGTGCTGAAAAAAATGAAGAAAACCGCCGAGGATTACCTGGGCGAGCCGGTTACCGAAGCGGTGATTACCGTTCCGGCCTACTTCAATGACTCCCAGCGTCAGGCCACCAAAGACGCCGGCCGCATTGCCGGTCTTGAAGTAAAACGTATCATCAACGAACCCACTGCTGCTGCGCTGGCCTACGGCCTCGACAAAGGCAAGGGCGACCACACCATCGCGGTATACGACCTGGGTGGCGGTACTTTCGATATCTCCATCATCGAAATTGCGGACGTCGATGGCGAGCACCAGTTTGAAGTACTGTCTACCAACGGTGACACCTTCCTCGGTGGTGAAGACTTTGACATGCGTCTGATCGAATTCCTGGCAGAGACCTTCAAGAAAGACAACGGCATTGACCTGCACAACGATCCGCTGGCCCTGCAGCGCCTGAAAGAAGCCGCTGAAAAAGCCAAGATTGAATTGTCTTCCAGCCAGCAAACCGAAGTGAATCTGCCGTACATCACGGCTGATGCGACCGGTCCAAAGCACCTTGTGGTAAAACTGACCCGCGCCAAGCTCGAGTCACTGGTTGAAGAACTGGTTACCCGTTCACTGGAGCCGCTCAGACAAGCACTGAAAGATTCCGGCAAATCACTGAGCGAAATCGATGACGTGATTCTGGTAGGCGGTCAAACCCGTATGCCGCTGGTACAAAAAGCGGTTGCCGATTTCTTCGGTAAAGAGCCACGTAAAGACGTTAACCCGGACGAAGCCGTAGCCATTGGTGCAGCAATTCAGGGCGCGGTACTGGCCGGTGACGTGAAAGACGTACTTTTGCTGGACGTAACCCCGCTGACCCTGGGTATCGAAACCATGGGTGGCGTGGCGACGCCGCTGATTGAGAAAAACACCACGATTCCAACCAAAAAATCGCAAGTGTTCTCAACCGCTGAAGACAACCAGACTGCAGTAACCATTCACGTGGTACAGGGCGAGCGCAAGCAAGCGGCACAGAACAAATCACTGGGTCGTTTTGACCTGGCTGATATTCCGCCGTCACAACGCGGTATGCCACAAATTGAAGTGACTTTCGACATCGACGCCAACGGTATTCTTAACGTAAGCGCGAAAGACAAAGCCACCGGTAAAGAGCAGTCCATCGTGATCAAGGCCTCCTCCGGTCTGTCTGACGATGAAATTGAAAAAATGGTAAAAGATGCGGAAGCCAACGCCGAAGCAGACCGCAAGTTTGCTGAAACCGTTGCCGCACGCAACACCCTGGAAGGGCTGATTCACGCCACGCAAAAAACCGTGAAAGAAGCGGGTGATAAAGCGACTGACGCCGAAAAAGCCGCCATCGACGCAGCGATTAAAGAAGCTGAAGACGTGGTGAAAGGCGAGGATCTGGAAAAAATCGAAGCAGCCACTACCAAGCTGACCGAAGCTTCCAGCTCACTGGCGCAAAAACTCTACGCCGAGCAGCAACAAGCTGGCGCAGCTGGAAATGCAGGCGGCAACGCCGGTGCTGACAGCAAGCCTGCCGATGACGGCGTGGTTGATGCCGAGTTTGAAGAAGTGAAAGACGACAAAAAATAA
- the dnaJ gene encoding molecular chaperone DnaJ has protein sequence MAKRDYYEILGVSKDVSAADLKKAYRRVAMKFHPDRNPDDKSAEEKFKEANEAYEILSDEQKRAAYDQYGHAGVDQQAGMGGGAGFGNFSDIFGDVFGDIFGGGGGGGRGRGGPSRGADLRYTLEMSLEDAVKGSTVQIKVPTLVSCKVCDGSGAKAGSKPVTCTTCGGHGQVRMQQGFFSVQQTCPTCRGRGTIISDPCKSCHGQGRVEETKTLSVKVPAGVDTGDRIRLSGEGEGGLDGGPSGDLYVQVSVRKHDFFERDGANLYCEVPIDFVDAALGGELEVPTLDGRVKLKVPSETQTGKLFKLRGKGVAPVRGGGAGDLLVRVVVETPVNLSNKQKELLREFQTSTKGGKYSPKQSNWFEGMKKFFNE, from the coding sequence ATGGCAAAGCGTGACTACTACGAAATTCTCGGCGTCTCCAAAGACGTCTCGGCCGCCGACCTGAAAAAGGCCTACCGGCGTGTTGCGATGAAGTTTCACCCGGACCGCAACCCGGATGACAAATCTGCCGAAGAAAAATTCAAAGAGGCTAACGAAGCCTACGAAATTCTGTCTGACGAACAAAAACGTGCAGCTTACGATCAATACGGCCACGCCGGTGTCGATCAGCAAGCGGGCATGGGCGGCGGTGCCGGCTTCGGCAACTTCAGCGATATTTTCGGCGATGTGTTCGGTGATATTTTTGGCGGTGGCGGCGGTGGCGGCCGGGGTCGCGGCGGCCCAAGTCGCGGTGCCGATCTGCGTTACACCCTGGAAATGAGCCTTGAAGATGCGGTTAAAGGCAGCACCGTGCAAATCAAAGTACCCACACTGGTCTCCTGTAAAGTGTGCGACGGCTCCGGCGCCAAAGCAGGCAGCAAGCCGGTCACCTGTACCACGTGTGGCGGGCATGGCCAGGTGCGTATGCAACAGGGCTTTTTCTCGGTGCAGCAAACCTGCCCGACCTGTCGCGGTCGTGGCACCATTATTTCTGACCCGTGCAAATCCTGTCATGGCCAGGGTCGCGTAGAAGAAACCAAAACCCTGTCGGTTAAAGTACCGGCTGGCGTTGATACCGGTGATCGCATTCGTCTTAGCGGCGAAGGTGAAGGCGGTCTGGATGGCGGACCTTCGGGCGATCTGTATGTGCAGGTCAGCGTGCGCAAACACGACTTCTTCGAGCGTGATGGCGCCAATTTATATTGCGAAGTGCCCATTGATTTTGTCGATGCTGCACTCGGTGGCGAACTGGAAGTGCCGACGCTGGATGGCCGCGTCAAACTGAAAGTACCCTCGGAAACGCAAACCGGAAAATTGTTCAAGCTGCGCGGTAAAGGTGTTGCACCGGTACGCGGCGGCGGCGCTGGCGATCTGCTGGTGCGCGTGGTGGTGGAAACCCCGGTTAATCTTTCCAACAAACAGAAAGAATTGCTGCGCGAATTCCAAACGTCTACCAAGGGCGGAAAATATTCCCCCAAGCAATCCAACTGGTTTGAAGGGATGAAAAAATTCTTTAACGAGTAA
- a CDS encoding CPBP family intramembrane glutamic endopeptidase, with the protein MTSSYTLPSLAVAPLILLAIALCAIIFALPPGITAALTALTGLTLLYRKPLIAPWQKTILWLLLVPLTFWVATWRPAGFSYPLLLQLRDTAGDMVFSLHANIAKGLAGFILLLLLWPKTYPSDNRTPARYYWLLFIVAPPAILAAGVALLDLQWQPKLLQHIVIFAFANLFLTCVAEEVFLRLLLQQPLLRVVAQWTGKPWLGEALAVLLLTFIFVAIHTGLSGAAIQVYALAGFCYALSYSLSKNILMPVALHFSVNLGHFALLTYPL; encoded by the coding sequence GTGACCAGTTCGTATACGCTGCCAAGCCTGGCTGTCGCCCCCCTGATACTGCTGGCGATCGCCCTCTGCGCAATAATTTTTGCCTTACCGCCGGGCATCACTGCCGCGCTGACAGCATTAACCGGCCTCACGCTGTTATATCGCAAGCCGTTGATAGCGCCCTGGCAAAAAACAATACTGTGGCTTTTGCTGGTGCCGCTAACGTTTTGGGTTGCCACCTGGCGGCCCGCCGGTTTTTCCTATCCGCTATTGTTGCAACTTCGTGATACGGCGGGCGATATGGTATTTTCGCTACACGCCAATATTGCCAAAGGGTTGGCCGGTTTTATTTTGCTGCTGTTGCTTTGGCCAAAAACCTACCCGTCTGATAACCGCACACCCGCCCGCTATTATTGGTTGTTATTCATTGTTGCGCCGCCCGCCATTCTCGCCGCGGGTGTGGCGCTATTGGATTTGCAATGGCAACCCAAACTGCTGCAACACATTGTCATTTTTGCCTTTGCCAATTTGTTTCTGACTTGCGTTGCCGAAGAGGTTTTTTTACGCCTATTGTTACAACAGCCTTTACTAAGAGTGGTGGCACAATGGACCGGCAAGCCCTGGCTGGGTGAAGCTCTGGCGGTGCTGTTACTCACCTTCATTTTTGTAGCAATTCATACCGGGCTATCCGGTGCTGCAATCCAGGTGTATGCGCTGGCCGGGTTTTGTTACGCATTAAGTTATAGTCTCAGCAAAAATATTTTAATGCCTGTTGCGCTGCATTTTTCTGTCAACCTCGGGCACTTTGCGCTGCTGACCTACCCTCTTTAA
- a CDS encoding DUF1294 domain-containing protein: MRIHGILTSWNDDKGFGFIEHAQGKFFAHISQFPKHSRRPVAGDKVSFIAGKDQQGRPQAQQIQLSGQWLPANKSGRALLAALAFITLLGALALAGYIPWLVLYWYAGMSALTYGDYALDKSAARQGRRRTPENRLHLLAISGGWPGALYARQALRHKSAKTSFSAVFYITVIVNLAALGYWLYSKDARLMEWLSLFINR; this comes from the coding sequence ATGCGGATTCACGGAATATTGACCTCATGGAACGATGACAAAGGTTTTGGTTTTATTGAACACGCGCAGGGGAAATTTTTTGCGCATATCAGTCAGTTCCCCAAACACAGCCGCCGACCTGTTGCGGGCGATAAAGTCAGTTTTATTGCCGGAAAAGATCAGCAAGGCCGACCACAGGCACAACAGATTCAATTATCCGGTCAATGGTTACCTGCCAATAAATCCGGCAGAGCCTTATTGGCTGCGCTTGCTTTCATCACGTTGCTGGGTGCATTGGCGCTGGCTGGCTACATTCCCTGGCTGGTTCTCTATTGGTACGCGGGTATGAGCGCGCTGACTTACGGTGATTATGCGCTGGATAAAAGCGCCGCCCGACAAGGCCGCCGCCGCACACCGGAAAACCGTTTGCATCTGCTCGCTATCTCGGGTGGTTGGCCCGGAGCACTTTATGCACGGCAGGCGCTGCGCCATAAATCGGCGAAGACATCCTTCAGCGCTGTCTTTTATATAACCGTCATCGTTAATCTTGCCGCACTCGGTTACTGGCTCTACAGCAAGGACGCGCGACTTATGGAATGGCTAAGCCTTTTTATCAACCGCTGA
- a CDS encoding sugar phosphate isomerase/epimerase family protein has protein sequence MKTLKGPALFLAQFCSDEAPFNSLDSIAGWAAGLGFKGVQIPTWDSRVFDLEQAANSAEYCQQITDTLAKHGLVVTELSTHLQGQLVAVHPAYDEMFDGFAPASVHKNPEARQKWAVNQLLLAAKASKNLGLKAHATFSGSLLWPFLYPWPQRPAGLVEAGFRELASRWLPILDAFDAVGVDLCYEIHPGEDLHDGATFERFLKEVNNHPRCNILFDPSHFVLQQLDYLGFIDRYRDRIKMFHVKDAEFNSSPTQGVYGGFENWVDRAGRFRSLGDGQVDFKQIFSKLTAYDFDGWAVIEWECCLKHPEAGAAEGAKFVKEHIIRVTEKAFDDFASGGTDDAANRRILGLK, from the coding sequence ATGAAGACCCTGAAAGGCCCTGCGCTGTTTCTGGCGCAATTTTGCAGTGACGAAGCACCCTTTAATTCTCTCGATTCCATCGCTGGATGGGCTGCCGGTCTCGGCTTCAAAGGCGTGCAAATCCCAACCTGGGACAGCCGCGTATTTGATCTTGAGCAGGCGGCCAACAGTGCAGAGTATTGCCAACAAATTACCGACACCCTGGCCAAACACGGCCTGGTGGTTACCGAACTGTCTACCCACCTGCAAGGTCAGCTGGTAGCCGTACACCCGGCTTACGACGAGATGTTCGACGGCTTTGCACCCGCCTCTGTGCATAAAAACCCCGAAGCCCGGCAGAAGTGGGCAGTAAACCAATTGTTGCTGGCCGCCAAGGCCAGTAAAAACCTCGGACTGAAAGCGCACGCGACCTTTTCCGGCTCGCTGTTGTGGCCTTTCCTTTACCCCTGGCCACAGCGCCCGGCTGGTCTGGTAGAAGCCGGTTTCCGCGAATTGGCCAGCCGCTGGTTGCCCATTCTCGATGCCTTTGACGCCGTTGGCGTTGACCTGTGCTACGAAATTCACCCGGGTGAAGACCTGCACGATGGCGCTACCTTTGAGCGCTTCCTGAAAGAGGTGAACAACCACCCGCGCTGTAACATCCTGTTTGACCCCAGCCACTTTGTGCTGCAACAACTCGACTACCTCGGCTTTATTGACCGTTACCGCGATCGCATCAAGATGTTCCACGTTAAAGACGCCGAGTTCAATTCCTCCCCGACTCAGGGCGTGTATGGCGGTTTTGAAAACTGGGTTGATCGCGCCGGTCGCTTCCGCTCGCTGGGTGATGGTCAGGTCGATTTCAAACAAATCTTCTCCAAACTCACCGCCTACGATTTTGACGGCTGGGCGGTTATCGAGTGGGAATGCTGCCTGAAACACCCGGAAGCCGGTGCTGCTGAAGGTGCCAAATTCGTTAAAGAGCACATCATCCGTGTTACCGAGAAAGCCTTCGATGACTTTGCCTCCGGTGGCACCGACGACGCTGCCAACCGCCGTATTCTCGGCCTGAAATAA
- a CDS encoding Gfo/Idh/MocA family protein, producing the protein MTAERIRYGMVGGGRGAFIGAVHRIAARLDDRYQLVAGALSSKPELAKASAADLHIAEDRAYGSFEEMIAAEKQRPDGIQAIVIVTPNHMHFPVAKAALEAGLNVICDKPVTRTLEEALELEQLVKSSGSFFGLTHNYSGYPLVRFARELVEQGKLGKIRVVQVEYPQEWLTEAADADNKQASWRTDPARSGLAGCLGDIGTHAYQLARFITQLPLDAVSADLASFVEGRPVDDNVHVLLRFEGGAKGMLWSSQVAPGCENGLRIRVFGEKASIEWAQETPNELWFGELNQPRQRFTRRADWLGAAASGVRTPGGHPEGYLEGFANIYKDIADILVARQQGETHQLTKLVPGIETGVEGMKFIQAVLNSSKADSAWTKL; encoded by the coding sequence ATGACTGCAGAAAGAATTCGTTACGGCATGGTGGGCGGTGGACGCGGTGCGTTTATCGGCGCCGTGCACCGCATCGCCGCACGTCTGGATGATCGCTACCAGCTGGTTGCTGGCGCCCTGTCTTCCAAGCCGGAACTGGCCAAGGCCTCGGCCGCTGACCTGCATATCGCCGAAGACCGCGCCTACGGTTCGTTTGAAGAAATGATCGCCGCTGAAAAACAGCGTCCCGATGGCATTCAGGCCATTGTGATTGTTACCCCCAACCATATGCATTTCCCGGTGGCCAAAGCCGCGCTGGAAGCCGGTCTCAACGTCATTTGTGACAAGCCGGTTACCCGCACCCTGGAAGAAGCACTGGAGCTGGAGCAGCTGGTGAAATCCAGCGGTTCTTTCTTTGGTCTGACCCATAACTACAGCGGCTACCCGCTGGTGCGTTTTGCCCGTGAACTGGTTGAGCAAGGCAAACTGGGCAAGATCCGCGTGGTTCAGGTGGAATACCCCCAGGAGTGGCTGACCGAAGCCGCTGATGCGGATAACAAGCAAGCCTCCTGGCGTACCGACCCGGCGCGCTCCGGCCTTGCCGGTTGTCTCGGTGACATTGGCACCCATGCTTATCAACTGGCCCGCTTTATCACCCAACTGCCGCTGGATGCGGTCAGCGCTGACCTCGCCAGTTTTGTGGAAGGTCGCCCGGTCGATGACAACGTGCACGTATTACTGCGTTTTGAAGGCGGTGCCAAAGGTATGTTGTGGAGCAGCCAGGTAGCACCGGGTTGTGAGAATGGTTTGCGCATTCGCGTGTTCGGCGAAAAGGCCAGCATCGAATGGGCGCAGGAAACCCCCAACGAATTGTGGTTCGGTGAGTTGAATCAGCCCCGTCAGCGCTTTACCCGTCGCGCTGACTGGCTGGGTGCTGCGGCTTCCGGTGTACGTACACCGGGCGGACACCCGGAAGGTTACCTCGAAGGTTTCGCCAATATCTATAAAGATATTGCCGACATCCTGGTAGCCCGTCAGCAAGGCGAAACCCACCAACTGACCAAATTGGTACCGGGTATTGAAACCGGCGTGGAAGGTATGAAATTTATTCAGGCGGTATTGAATTCGTCCAAAGCCGACAGCGCCTGGACCAAACTCTGA